From a region of the Verrucomicrobiia bacterium genome:
- a CDS encoding SDR family oxidoreductase, with the protein MNLKLNGKTALVSGSTAGIGYAIALGLAREGARVFVNGRTQARVDAALATIRREIPDAIIEGIAEDLGTAAGCERLASRLPSVDILVNNLGIFEPKAFAEIPDADWLRMFEVNVMSGVRLSRAYLSGMKQRDWGRIVFISSESAVLTPAEMVHYGMTKTAQIAVARGIAEGCAGTRVTVNSVLAGPTASEGVTTFVAELAKQQRMTPADFEKEFFKNVRPSSLLKRFLDPAEVANVVVFVCSPEAIAINGAAVRAEGGVVKAIL; encoded by the coding sequence ATGAACCTGAAACTCAACGGAAAAACAGCGCTTGTGTCTGGCTCAACAGCCGGTATCGGTTATGCCATCGCTCTGGGACTCGCTCGGGAAGGAGCGCGGGTATTTGTCAATGGGCGGACTCAGGCGCGTGTCGATGCGGCGCTCGCGACAATTCGACGCGAGATTCCGGACGCGATTATTGAAGGAATCGCCGAAGATTTGGGAACGGCTGCTGGTTGCGAGCGTCTGGCAAGCCGCCTCCCATCGGTGGACATTCTCGTGAATAATCTGGGCATCTTCGAGCCCAAGGCTTTTGCCGAGATTCCGGACGCGGATTGGTTGCGCATGTTTGAAGTGAATGTCATGTCCGGTGTGAGGCTGAGCCGCGCATATCTGTCCGGTATGAAACAGCGTGATTGGGGCCGCATCGTCTTCATTTCGAGCGAGAGCGCCGTCCTGACTCCCGCGGAGATGGTTCATTACGGCATGACCAAGACGGCACAGATTGCCGTCGCGCGCGGCATCGCGGAAGGGTGCGCGGGAACCAGAGTGACAGTCAATAGCGTGCTGGCCGGCCCAACGGCCTCGGAGGGTGTAACCACCTTTGTGGCCGAACTCGCGAAACAGCAACGCATGACACCGGCGGATTTCGAGAAGGAGTTTTTCAAGAATGTCCGCCCGTCATCCCTGCTCAAGCGGTTCCTTGATCCCGCTGAAGTAGCCAATGTCGTCGTCTTTGTCTGTTCTCCCGAGGCTATCGCCATCAATGGCGCGGCGGTGCGGGCCGAGGGCGGTGTCGTGAAAGCGATCTTATAA